The Amycolatopsis sp. 195334CR genome window below encodes:
- a CDS encoding SAM-dependent methyltransferase, giving the protein MPAGTAAPSERVPVGVDPTRASIARVYDAFLNGKDNYEIDREVLRGVQQKAPEAQDLATENRGFLIRACRFLASQTGVTQYLDLGSGLPTAENTHQVVQRLVPESVVVYVDNDPVVLAHGRALLEENDQTHLISANIFHPREVLEHEEVRANLDFSQPIALLQAGTLHHHVGDPDEPARIMREYIDALAPGSYVVISHFLDPENEHSAVARKMEDVFVHSPMGSGSFRTHKELMELFGDLEMVDPGLTRCADWWPDGPRIKPLNQVQHCIAGGIGRKN; this is encoded by the coding sequence ATGCCTGCCGGAACCGCAGCTCCGTCCGAACGCGTACCGGTGGGGGTGGACCCCACGCGAGCCAGCATCGCCAGGGTCTACGACGCCTTCCTGAACGGGAAGGACAACTACGAGATCGACCGCGAGGTCCTCCGCGGCGTCCAGCAGAAGGCGCCCGAAGCGCAGGACCTGGCCACCGAGAACCGCGGTTTCCTGATCCGGGCCTGCCGGTTCCTCGCCTCCCAGACCGGCGTCACGCAGTACCTCGACCTCGGCTCCGGCCTGCCCACCGCGGAGAACACGCACCAGGTGGTGCAGCGGCTGGTGCCCGAGTCGGTGGTGGTCTACGTGGACAACGACCCGGTGGTGCTCGCGCACGGGCGCGCGCTGCTGGAGGAGAACGACCAGACCCACCTGATCTCGGCGAACATCTTCCACCCGCGCGAGGTGCTGGAGCACGAAGAGGTGCGGGCGAACCTCGACTTCAGCCAGCCGATCGCACTGCTGCAGGCGGGCACCCTGCACCACCACGTCGGCGACCCGGACGAGCCCGCGCGGATCATGCGCGAGTACATCGACGCGCTGGCGCCCGGTTCGTACGTGGTGATCAGCCACTTCCTGGATCCGGAGAACGAGCACAGCGCGGTGGCCCGCAAGATGGAGGACGTGTTCGTGCACAGCCCGATGGGCTCGGGCTCGTTCCGCACGCACAAGGAGCTGATGGAGCTCTTCGGCGACCTGGAGATGGTGGACCCCGGCCTGACCCGGTGCGCCGACTGGTGGCCGGACGGCCCGCGGATCAAGCCGCTGAACCAGGTCCAGCACTGCATCGCCGGCGGCATCGGCCGCAAGAACTGA
- a CDS encoding helix-turn-helix transcriptional regulator gives MVLGTQLRRLREREGVTRAEAGYSIRASESKISRMELGRVGFKERDVVDLLTMYGVDDPNEREVFVELVKASNQPGWWNRYNDLLPRWFDDYVGLEEAAQRIQTYELQFVPGLLQTEDYARAIVSHGRPESRDDDVERRVAIRMRRQKLLNRPEAPRLWAVIDESVLHRPIGGRKVFKEQLDKLLEMTTMSHISLQVVPYRLSGYSAEGAFTLLRFAEPELPNVVYIEHLAGALYLDKLADFESYSRAMDRLAVDAETPERSRTTIAKIRAEH, from the coding sequence ATGGTGCTCGGCACCCAGCTCCGGCGGCTCCGCGAGCGCGAAGGCGTGACCCGCGCCGAAGCCGGGTACAGCATCCGCGCCTCGGAGTCCAAGATCAGCCGCATGGAGCTGGGCCGCGTCGGCTTCAAGGAGCGCGACGTGGTCGACCTGCTGACCATGTACGGCGTCGACGACCCGAACGAGCGCGAGGTCTTCGTCGAGCTGGTCAAGGCGTCCAACCAGCCGGGCTGGTGGAACCGCTACAACGACCTGCTGCCCCGCTGGTTCGACGACTACGTCGGGCTGGAGGAGGCCGCGCAGCGCATCCAGACCTACGAACTGCAGTTCGTGCCCGGTCTGCTGCAGACCGAGGACTACGCGCGGGCGATCGTCAGCCACGGCCGTCCCGAATCGCGCGACGACGACGTGGAGCGCCGCGTGGCGATCCGCATGCGGCGGCAGAAGCTGCTCAACCGGCCGGAGGCGCCGCGGCTGTGGGCGGTCATCGACGAGTCGGTGCTGCACCGGCCGATCGGCGGCCGGAAGGTGTTCAAGGAGCAGCTGGACAAACTGCTCGAGATGACCACCATGTCGCACATCTCGCTGCAGGTGGTGCCGTACCGGCTGAGCGGTTACTCGGCCGAGGGCGCGTTCACGCTGCTGCGCTTCGCCGAGCCCGAGCTGCCGAACGTGGTGTACATCGAACACCTCGCCGGGGCGCTCTACCTGGACAAGCTGGCCGACTTCGAGTCGTACAGCCGGGCGATGGACCGCCTCGCGGTCGACGCCGAGACCCCGGAGCGCAGCCGCACCACCATCGCGAAGATCCGCGCGGAGCACTGA
- a CDS encoding DUF397 domain-containing protein, producing MSAELLADARWRKSSRSGALGNCVEVAPLATGEIAVRNSRFPAGPALVYTRAEMAAFLAGAKDGEFDDVLS from the coding sequence ATGTCTGCCGAGTTGCTGGCCGACGCGCGGTGGCGGAAGAGCTCCCGCAGCGGCGCCCTGGGCAACTGCGTCGAGGTCGCCCCGCTGGCCACCGGGGAGATCGCGGTGCGCAACTCCCGTTTCCCGGCCGGCCCCGCCCTGGTCTACACCCGGGCCGAGATGGCCGCCTTCCTCGCCGGAGCCAAGGACGGAGAGTTCGACGATGTCCTCAGCTGA